A window of the Halalkalicoccus subterraneus genome harbors these coding sequences:
- a CDS encoding riboflavin synthase: MFTGIVEATGEVLVRTETDDGLRLRIGCPFASELEGGQSVSVNGACLTVEESSAEGFSVFLAAETVSRTYLGELREGERVNLERAMPADGRFDGHVVQGHVDGVSEVRRIEGVGEDWRFSFSLPDDLANYVVEKGSVTVDGISLTVADLSKGEFTVAIIPTTYEETTLPGKEVGDPVHLEADVIAKYVERVSAPYLDRTR, encoded by the coding sequence ATGTTCACCGGGATCGTCGAGGCGACCGGCGAGGTCCTCGTGAGGACCGAAACCGACGACGGGCTGCGCCTGCGGATCGGCTGTCCGTTCGCGAGCGAGCTCGAGGGCGGCCAGAGCGTGAGCGTCAACGGCGCGTGTCTGACCGTCGAGGAGAGCAGTGCCGAGGGATTTTCGGTCTTTCTCGCCGCCGAAACCGTCTCTCGAACCTATCTGGGTGAGCTCCGGGAGGGCGAGCGGGTCAACCTCGAACGCGCGATGCCCGCCGACGGCCGGTTCGACGGTCACGTCGTGCAGGGTCACGTCGACGGCGTGAGCGAGGTCCGAAGAATCGAAGGAGTCGGCGAGGACTGGCGCTTTTCGTTCTCCTTGCCCGACGACCTCGCGAACTACGTCGTCGAGAAGGGCTCCGTTACGGTGGACGGCATCAGCCTCACCGTCGCGGACCTCTCGAAGGGGGAGTTTACGGTCGCGATCATTCCGACGACCTACGAGGAGACGACGCTTCCGGGGAAGGAGGTGGGCGATCCCGTCCATCTGGAGGCCGACGTGATCGCGAAGTACGTCGAGCGGGTTAGCGCCCCGTATCTGGATCGAACTCGGTGA
- a CDS encoding DUF7533 family protein has protein sequence MANLGILDMIGLAGSLVFALPVGVFGLNRLLDGQTILGGGLVVVAVAMVWLPQTLTTPMDLPGDIAGAAVGTVAKTPEEDDERDGSE, from the coding sequence ATGGCGAACCTGGGGATTCTGGATATGATCGGACTGGCGGGCTCGCTCGTGTTCGCCCTTCCGGTCGGCGTGTTCGGGCTGAACCGGCTTCTCGACGGCCAGACGATACTGGGCGGCGGGCTGGTCGTCGTCGCGGTGGCGATGGTGTGGCTCCCCCAGACGCTCACGACGCCGATGGACCTCCCCGGGGACATCGCGGGAGCCGCCGTCGGGACGGTCGCCAAGACGCCCGAGGAGGACGACGAACGTGACGGCTCGGAGTGA
- a CDS encoding DUF7533 family protein codes for MKLPGILSMIQLGSGLIFAVPLGVIGVEFLTSGRPVFGAGFLLVAVAMLFLPEYIVRRIGSPRDWLRGLVPFRRGD; via the coding sequence ATGAAACTCCCCGGCATCCTGAGCATGATCCAGCTGGGCTCGGGGCTGATCTTCGCCGTCCCGCTCGGCGTCATCGGCGTCGAGTTTCTGACGTCCGGCCGGCCGGTCTTCGGCGCCGGGTTCTTGCTCGTCGCCGTCGCGATGCTCTTTCTGCCCGAGTACATCGTCCGCCGGATCGGCAGCCCCCGCGACTGGCTTCGCGGGCTCGTTCCCTTCCGCCGGGGCGACTGA
- a CDS encoding M24 family metallopeptidase, whose product MNDGPLDSELQERNADAFVHVGDCFDDDLRYLTGFSGPDRDYAYVYDGENGGATLCTPRLFEEQAREEFSGRVVSVAEQSSRTAGERAAELVSGTVLVPQGIPHDAALWLERAGCGIESTDVVERMRVRKTEEEIERISGVQDAAQAGMALAETVLASAEVGDGTLNWDGESLTTERLRREVNAAMAREGAAPAGNTVIGARESCADLHFTGDVPIGPGETVLIDLSPRGPAGYYGDLSRTFVVDSEGGWERRAYVAVERAQDAAFEVLSAGAGTVASAVHGETAAEISAYGFRPDGSPGFTHGAGHGVGMSLHEAPSLRADRELEAGMVLTVEPGVYDPEKGGVRIEDLVVVREEGFENLTDYPRSLVPQVRSSDQ is encoded by the coding sequence ATGAACGACGGGCCGCTCGATTCCGAACTCCAGGAGCGAAACGCCGACGCCTTCGTTCACGTCGGCGACTGCTTCGACGACGACCTCAGGTACCTCACTGGCTTTTCCGGCCCGGATCGCGACTACGCCTACGTTTACGACGGTGAGAACGGCGGGGCGACCCTCTGTACGCCCCGGCTGTTCGAGGAACAGGCCCGCGAGGAGTTCTCCGGTCGGGTGGTGAGTGTCGCCGAGCAGTCGTCGAGGACCGCGGGCGAGCGCGCCGCGGAACTCGTTTCGGGGACCGTGTTGGTCCCACAGGGAATCCCCCACGACGCCGCGCTCTGGCTCGAACGTGCGGGCTGCGGGATCGAATCGACCGACGTCGTCGAACGGATGCGGGTACGGAAAACCGAGGAAGAAATCGAGCGAATCAGTGGAGTACAAGACGCCGCTCAGGCGGGGATGGCCCTCGCCGAGACGGTGCTGGCCTCGGCCGAGGTCGGGGACGGAACTCTCAACTGGGACGGCGAGTCGCTCACCACCGAACGCCTGCGCCGCGAGGTAAACGCCGCGATGGCCCGCGAGGGCGCCGCCCCGGCGGGAAACACCGTGATCGGGGCCAGGGAAAGCTGTGCGGATCTCCACTTCACCGGCGACGTACCGATAGGACCCGGAGAAACCGTCCTGATCGATCTCTCGCCGCGCGGGCCGGCAGGCTACTACGGCGACCTCTCCCGAACGTTCGTCGTCGATTCGGAGGGCGGCTGGGAGCGACGGGCGTACGTCGCCGTCGAGCGCGCACAGGACGCCGCCTTCGAGGTGCTCTCGGCGGGAGCGGGGACGGTCGCGAGCGCGGTCCACGGGGAGACCGCCGCCGAGATCAGTGCATATGGATTTCGGCCCGACGGATCGCCGGGCTTCACCCACGGAGCGGGCCATGGCGTCGGGATGAGCCTCCACGAGGCGCCGTCGCTCCGGGCGGACCGGGAACTAGAGGCGGGAATGGTGCTGACGGTCGAACCGGGCGTCTACGACCCCGAAAAAGGAGGTGTTCGTATCGAGGACCTCGTGGTCGTCCGCGAGGAGGGGTTCGAGAACCTGACCGACTATCCCCGGTCGCTCGTCCCGCAGGTCAGGTCGTCCGACCAGTAA
- a CDS encoding UvrD-helicase domain-containing protein: MADTQVTRLFGGPGSGKTTALLDRVEEILEDGSVDVRDILVVSYTRAAAAEIRDRLAERLDISPRSLQGNVCTMHAKAYELLDLSRGDVVGEKQKKEFCESYGLEFEDEYSGAGRRTARSTTLGNKIIATSQWLQRTDREVGDWYDVPFQWNDEEVRLPPELDENSMSGNKYTPTWPSDDDRIDIPEAIRAWRGFKGEENLVGFADMLERVKQRSLVPNVEYLVIDEFQDITTLQYAVYEEWKPHMRGVLIAGDDDQVVYAWQGADPALLLDAQVDEDVVLPNSYRLPSRILDVVNREVRHIEKRQEKDLNPRKEGGLVEAVESPSMLDLVRNVRATVAETPDETMMVLFRARYQMFQFLDEFISEGMPFELLTDQRMWTDRLQQFIAAVEKVDNGEEINGLEARRLADMLADSAFSTNERDDLFDEIDEREEAAGVDSVAEITIEPEVIREYAPFVPDPVSAADMSRKITSFQRKSVKAYFATGTYEGADPERIRIGTIHSAKGREADHVFVATDLTEKVVEQMAATIEQEQVPMEEEFTRTTSPVPMLTDNERRVFYVGMSRARERLVLLENLVNGAPTLPLDVLLCNEPREESIEELIAEADAPEAEVH, encoded by the coding sequence ATGGCTGACACACAGGTCACCCGACTGTTCGGTGGGCCGGGCAGCGGGAAGACGACGGCGCTGCTCGACCGTGTCGAGGAGATCCTCGAGGACGGTTCGGTCGACGTCCGTGACATACTGGTCGTCTCCTACACCCGGGCGGCCGCCGCCGAGATCCGCGACCGGCTCGCCGAACGCCTCGACATCTCGCCGCGAAGCCTGCAGGGCAACGTCTGTACGATGCACGCGAAGGCCTACGAGCTGCTCGACCTCTCGCGGGGCGACGTCGTCGGCGAGAAGCAGAAAAAGGAGTTCTGTGAGTCCTATGGGCTCGAATTCGAGGACGAGTACAGCGGCGCGGGCCGCCGGACCGCCCGCTCGACCACGCTCGGCAACAAGATCATCGCGACGAGCCAGTGGCTCCAGCGAACGGATAGAGAAGTCGGCGACTGGTACGACGTGCCCTTCCAGTGGAACGACGAGGAGGTGCGTCTCCCCCCCGAGCTCGACGAGAACTCGATGTCGGGCAACAAGTACACCCCGACGTGGCCCTCTGATGACGACCGGATCGACATCCCCGAGGCGATCCGCGCGTGGCGCGGGTTCAAGGGCGAGGAGAACCTCGTCGGCTTCGCGGACATGCTCGAACGGGTCAAGCAGCGCTCGTTGGTCCCGAACGTCGAGTATCTGGTGATCGACGAGTTCCAGGACATCACTACCCTACAGTACGCCGTCTACGAGGAGTGGAAACCCCACATGAGGGGCGTGTTGATCGCGGGCGACGACGACCAGGTCGTCTACGCCTGGCAGGGCGCGGACCCCGCGCTCCTGCTCGACGCCCAGGTCGACGAGGACGTCGTCCTGCCCAACTCCTATCGGCTCCCCTCGCGCATCCTCGACGTCGTGAACAGAGAAGTACGGCACATCGAGAAGCGCCAGGAGAAGGACCTCAACCCCCGCAAGGAGGGCGGGTTGGTCGAGGCCGTCGAGAGCCCCTCGATGCTGGATCTGGTGCGAAACGTCCGGGCGACGGTCGCGGAGACACCGGACGAAACGATGATGGTGCTCTTTCGGGCGCGCTACCAGATGTTCCAGTTCCTCGATGAGTTCATCAGCGAGGGGATGCCCTTCGAGCTGCTGACCGACCAGCGGATGTGGACCGACCGGCTCCAGCAGTTCATCGCCGCCGTCGAGAAGGTCGATAACGGCGAGGAGATCAACGGGCTCGAAGCCCGTCGTCTCGCGGACATGCTCGCCGATTCGGCCTTCAGCACGAACGAGCGCGACGACCTCTTCGACGAGATCGACGAACGAGAGGAGGCCGCGGGCGTCGACAGCGTCGCCGAGATCACCATCGAGCCCGAGGTGATCCGCGAGTACGCCCCGTTCGTCCCCGATCCGGTCTCGGCGGCGGACATGTCGAGAAAGATCACGAGCTTCCAGCGAAAGAGCGTCAAGGCCTACTTCGCGACGGGCACCTACGAGGGCGCGGACCCCGAGCGGATTCGAATCGGGACGATCCACTCGGCGAAGGGGCGTGAGGCCGACCACGTCTTCGTCGCGACCGATTTGACCGAAAAGGTCGTCGAACAGATGGCCGCAACGATCGAGCAGGAGCAGGTCCCCATGGAGGAGGAGTTCACCCGAACGACGAGCCCGGTACCGATGTTGACCGACAACGAGCGCCGGGTCTTCTACGTCGGGATGAGTCGGGCCCGCGAACGCCTCGTGTTGCTCGAGAACCTCGTCAACGGCGCGCCGACGCTGCCGCTCGACGTGTTGCTCTGCAACGAGCCCCGCGAGGAGTCCATCGAGGAGCTGATCGCGGAGGCCGACGCCCCCGAGGCCGAAGTCCACTAG
- a CDS encoding DUF7563 family protein has translation MPECQNCGSFVTEAYVRVFTPPDVDEPRVCPDCEDLIRDGAEIREARSTRGG, from the coding sequence ATGCCCGAGTGTCAGAACTGTGGCTCGTTCGTGACCGAGGCGTACGTCCGGGTGTTCACGCCGCCGGACGTGGACGAACCGCGCGTCTGTCCGGACTGTGAGGACCTGATCCGCGACGGCGCGGAGATACGGGAGGCACGCTCCACACGGGGCGGCTGA
- a CDS encoding HVO_0416 family zinc finger protein, with translation MATAPDGDDMFDQFLSQRGHETEPVGWDTDYNKKQCPDCGGLHDQAASNCSVCGWAPQ, from the coding sequence ATGGCCACCGCACCCGACGGCGACGACATGTTCGACCAGTTCCTGTCCCAGCGCGGACACGAAACGGAACCGGTAGGGTGGGACACCGACTATAACAAGAAGCAATGTCCCGACTGTGGCGGCCTTCACGATCAGGCCGCGTCGAACTGTAGCGTCTGCGGCTGGGCGCCCCAGTAG
- a CDS encoding alpha/beta hydrolase — protein MADAPLEHVSNAPETPTDGPAPAVVLIHGRGTNEQDLLPIAERLPDELHVLSVRAPDRLQGGYTWYELDLSAGGLHASQPHPEEFRRSLDLVHDFVEWALEEYDLDPDRIGLLGFSQGSITSLAALCERPERYDWVVALNGYLAESHEDSVDNARDRPVFIGAGESDQVIPVERAERAAELLEEAGADVRFEVYPVGHGTHPEEIRAVAEWVAERL, from the coding sequence ATGGCCGACGCCCCGCTCGAACACGTCAGCAACGCACCCGAGACCCCGACCGACGGCCCCGCTCCGGCGGTCGTGTTGATCCACGGCCGGGGGACGAACGAGCAGGACCTGCTCCCGATCGCGGAGCGACTGCCCGACGAGCTCCACGTCCTGAGCGTCCGCGCGCCCGATCGGCTTCAGGGCGGCTACACCTGGTACGAACTCGACCTCTCGGCGGGCGGGCTGCACGCGAGCCAGCCCCACCCCGAGGAGTTCCGCCGGAGCCTCGACCTCGTCCACGACTTCGTCGAATGGGCACTCGAAGAGTACGACCTCGATCCCGACAGGATCGGCCTGCTGGGATTCAGTCAGGGGTCGATCACGAGCCTCGCGGCGCTCTGTGAGCGCCCCGAGCGATACGACTGGGTGGTCGCGCTGAACGGCTATCTCGCCGAATCACACGAGGACAGCGTGGATAACGCCCGCGATAGGCCGGTGTTCATCGGCGCGGGCGAGAGCGATCAGGTCATCCCCGTCGAGCGCGCCGAGCGCGCCGCAGAACTGCTGGAGGAGGCGGGCGCGGACGTGCGTTTCGAGGTCTATCCGGTGGGCCACGGTACCCATCCCGAGGAGATCCGGGCCGTCGCCGAGTGGGTGGCCGAGCGGCTCTGA
- a CDS encoding EamA family transporter: MNYVGWTVLALVAYTVFPPLVNLATRSVPSAVVTLIAASTFALGAAGVVVYRGERVTPHLVSPGATYMYAAALALTVGLLAYYYALSVGPVSVVVPLFGMFVVTSSLLGIAVLDEPLTARKLLGIAFAALAIYLIGVE, from the coding sequence ATGAACTACGTCGGCTGGACGGTCCTCGCGCTGGTGGCGTACACCGTCTTCCCGCCGCTCGTGAACCTCGCGACCCGAAGCGTTCCGAGCGCGGTCGTGACGCTGATCGCCGCCTCGACGTTCGCGCTGGGTGCGGCGGGCGTCGTCGTCTATCGTGGCGAGCGCGTCACGCCGCACCTCGTCTCGCCCGGGGCGACGTACATGTACGCGGCGGCGCTCGCGCTCACCGTCGGCCTGCTCGCGTACTACTACGCGTTGTCGGTCGGCCCGGTCAGCGTCGTCGTGCCCCTGTTCGGGATGTTCGTCGTGACGAGTTCGCTGCTCGGTATCGCCGTCCTCGACGAGCCGCTCACCGCGAGAAAGCTACTGGGAATCGCTTTCGCCGCGCTCGCGATCTATCTCATCGGCGTCGAGTAA
- a CDS encoding carboxypeptidase M32: protein MAQSTTDGDTYEQFLEKVRRIENLGAGAGVLQWDQEVKMPDEGIEARSQQLSTLSAVIHEEFTDEEMGEYLADLEPTALDDEQAAVVREIRRQYERKTHVPTELVEEISRTTSEALPKWKEAKAEDDFSIFAPVLEELIELKKEYAEHIDPDADPYAVLFADYEPYIELEKAEEMLTRLREELVPLIDSVADSEADLAVDAFSGEFDPETQEALARDALDTLGYDWNRGRLDTAPHPFSTGNQFDARVTTRFDETDLLGGLTSTIHEFGHATYTLGLPDEHYATPLGDSRDLTVHESQSRLWENHVGRSWAFWERFLPQVEERFPDVDATVEDAYEAANQVHDDNLIRVEADELTYHMHIVLRFEIERELIEGDLSVEEIPETWNEKMEEYLGVRPDTDSEGCLQDIHWSHGSFGYFPTYSLGSVLAAQLYANADEDIDDLDGKIRQGEFDPLRDWLVENVHRHGARYTTPELIEEATGESFTADYFLDYVQGKYGELYDL, encoded by the coding sequence ATGGCACAGTCCACGACGGACGGCGATACCTATGAGCAGTTCCTCGAGAAAGTACGGCGCATCGAGAACCTCGGCGCCGGCGCGGGCGTCCTGCAGTGGGACCAGGAGGTCAAGATGCCCGACGAGGGGATCGAGGCCCGCTCCCAGCAGCTTTCGACCTTGTCGGCGGTGATCCACGAGGAGTTCACCGACGAGGAGATGGGCGAGTACCTCGCGGACCTCGAACCGACGGCTCTCGACGACGAGCAGGCGGCAGTCGTTCGCGAGATCCGCCGCCAGTACGAGCGAAAGACGCACGTACCCACCGAACTGGTCGAGGAGATCTCCCGGACGACCTCCGAAGCGCTCCCGAAATGGAAGGAGGCCAAAGCCGAGGACGACTTCTCGATCTTCGCGCCGGTTCTGGAGGAGCTGATCGAACTGAAAAAGGAGTACGCGGAACACATCGACCCCGACGCCGACCCCTACGCGGTGCTCTTTGCGGACTACGAACCGTATATCGAGCTGGAGAAAGCCGAGGAGATGCTCACGCGACTGCGCGAGGAGCTCGTCCCGCTGATCGATTCGGTCGCTGACTCGGAGGCCGACCTCGCGGTCGACGCCTTCTCCGGCGAGTTCGATCCCGAAACACAGGAAGCACTGGCTCGGGACGCGCTCGATACCCTCGGATACGACTGGAATCGTGGGCGGCTGGACACCGCACCCCATCCCTTCTCGACGGGCAACCAGTTCGACGCCCGCGTGACGACGCGCTTCGACGAGACGGATCTCTTAGGAGGGCTCACCAGCACGATCCACGAGTTCGGCCACGCGACCTATACGCTGGGATTGCCCGACGAGCACTACGCCACGCCGCTCGGCGACTCGCGGGACCTCACCGTCCACGAGTCCCAGTCCCGGCTTTGGGAGAACCACGTCGGGCGCTCGTGGGCGTTCTGGGAACGATTCCTCCCGCAGGTCGAGGAACGCTTTCCCGATGTCGACGCGACCGTCGAGGACGCCTACGAGGCCGCCAATCAGGTCCACGACGACAACCTCATTCGCGTCGAGGCGGACGAGCTAACCTACCACATGCACATCGTCCTCCGGTTCGAGATCGAGCGCGAGCTCATCGAGGGCGACCTCTCGGTCGAGGAGATCCCCGAGACGTGGAACGAGAAGATGGAGGAGTACCTCGGGGTGCGCCCCGACACCGATTCCGAGGGATGCTTGCAAGACATCCACTGGTCGCACGGCTCCTTCGGCTACTTCCCGACCTACTCGCTGGGGAGCGTGCTGGCCGCCCAGCTGTACGCGAACGCCGACGAGGACATCGACGACCTCGACGGGAAGATCCGGCAGGGGGAGTTCGACCCGCTTCGCGACTGGCTCGTCGAGAACGTCCACCGCCACGGCGCGCGCTACACCACGCCCGAACTGATCGAGGAAGCCACCGGCGAGTCCTTCACCGCCGACTACTTCCTCGACTACGTACAGGGGAAGTACGGCGAACTGTACGATCTCTAG
- a CDS encoding lamin tail domain-containing protein produces the protein MSRSQSPGPPRPKQRPETEETDTADWRRPQQVLLVAGIALFAIGIIATVGLPALDLGAFGTDSPGGGGDSPPGLTDNDTDGGAGDAGGNDTASGGDNATERDTNDASDDAGDDTTDPPDDSDDTDADGSDSSDAGDEGDGEDSSDTGGSADEGTDDGQDAPDDDGDTDADEGDASDEEDENDGGLPIFDGGDSGDEEDQDSPETGDTDDSSNDVEDEETTGGEDENVDTTGQEGGELSVSGRNVDQGDANTQNEWVEFENTGNQALDLTGWSVDEGNGVSIDPYTFSETILEPGESIRLVTGEGEDSSETVYWNSERPVWDEEQDTITVENAASEEVLTESYDNSGENEGSSNGESGSGDNGSNTNEPIEGNETDNNSDDMDSVQNDSDQNNGAGDGEAGNESSGVSDGDDESDTGEVAPDTETNETEESDDPSAGDENDTEAGSGNENGSGGEGVTGADGEGDSNESENDGQDAGGTGNESGNESDGQDGDDVGDESGGSENGSDVTDTDDTDSQPSFGEPNDTDDEGENATENQSDDTDNGSADGNDTDGLAVVTG, from the coding sequence GTGAGTCGCTCTCAGTCCCCCGGCCCGCCGCGGCCGAAACAGCGTCCCGAGACCGAAGAGACCGACACTGCCGACTGGAGACGCCCTCAACAGGTGTTGCTGGTCGCCGGCATCGCGCTGTTCGCGATCGGCATCATCGCGACGGTCGGGCTCCCAGCGCTGGATCTCGGTGCGTTCGGTACCGACAGCCCCGGCGGGGGCGGCGACTCGCCGCCCGGCCTCACGGACAACGACACCGACGGAGGGGCCGGTGACGCCGGCGGGAACGACACCGCCAGCGGCGGGGACAACGCTACCGAGAGAGACACGAATGACGCGAGCGACGACGCGGGCGATGACACCACCGACCCGCCGGACGACAGCGATGATACCGACGCCGACGGGAGCGACAGCAGCGACGCCGGTGACGAGGGAGACGGCGAGGATAGCAGCGATACGGGTGGGAGTGCCGACGAGGGCACCGACGACGGACAGGACGCGCCCGACGACGACGGCGATACCGACGCCGACGAGGGCGATGCGAGCGACGAAGAGGACGAGAACGACGGCGGCCTGCCGATCTTCGACGGCGGTGACAGCGGTGATGAGGAGGACCAAGATAGTCCGGAAACAGGCGATACAGACGATAGTAGTAACGACGTAGAAGATGAGGAAACCACAGGAGGGGAAGACGAAAATGTCGATACGACTGGTCAGGAAGGTGGAGAACTCTCTGTGTCGGGTAGAAATGTTGATCAAGGAGATGCAAATACCCAAAATGAATGGGTCGAATTTGAAAACACAGGTAATCAGGCACTTGATTTAACAGGATGGTCTGTGGATGAGGGGAATGGCGTTTCTATAGATCCATATACATTCTCAGAAACGATACTTGAACCAGGAGAAAGTATTCGTCTTGTGACGGGAGAAGGAGAAGATAGTTCAGAGACGGTGTACTGGAATAGTGAAAGACCAGTATGGGACGAAGAACAAGACACAATCACCGTTGAAAACGCGGCCAGTGAAGAAGTGCTTACAGAATCCTATGACAATTCTGGCGAAAATGAAGGATCTAGCAATGGGGAGAGTGGTTCGGGAGATAACGGTAGCAATACTAACGAACCTATTGAGGGCAACGAGACAGACAATAACAGTGACGACATGGATAGCGTCCAGAACGATTCCGACCAAAACAACGGAGCAGGCGACGGTGAGGCGGGAAATGAGAGCAGCGGCGTGAGCGACGGCGACGACGAGAGCGATACGGGCGAAGTCGCTCCCGACACCGAAACCAACGAAACCGAGGAAAGCGACGATCCGTCGGCCGGCGACGAGAACGACACCGAGGCCGGTTCGGGAAATGAAAATGGCTCCGGGGGCGAGGGCGTCACCGGGGCCGACGGTGAGGGCGACAGCAACGAAAGCGAAAACGACGGCCAAGACGCCGGTGGGACGGGAAATGAGAGCGGCAACGAGAGCGACGGCCAAGACGGGGACGACGTTGGAGACGAAAGCGGTGGGAGCGAGAACGGATCCGACGTGACCGACACGGACGACACCGATTCGCAGCCGTCGTTCGGCGAGCCGAACGACACCGACGACGAGGGAGAGAACGCGACGGAAAACCAGTCGGACGACACCGATAACGGCTCCGCGGACGGAAACGACACCGACGGCCTAGCCGTCGTCACCGGCTGA
- a CDS encoding M20 family metallopeptidase, with amino-acid sequence MTDDVRDLTRDLVSIPSHVDETAAGDFIEDWLREETDGEVTRDEAGNVFARRGSKQGPTLALVGHHDVVPPAESQIESGEYVVEERDGRLYGRGTADMKGAVAAAMCAFRTAEPTGKLVFVSFVGEESGGIGARHAIENGFAPEYAIVCEGSTNYSKPGVTDVVVAHKGRRGSTITARGAASHASEPEAGENAIYRACEAVDVVKGIDAPEATVLGNHLSGSVAVTEIEGGSAMNVIPDRCTVTVDERTVPGERAPIERVTELEGVEWTIDQDLPAMACSDDGFAKRVLEAARATQEGIPELVSKPHATDAGWLAEAGTACVVCGASEPGEAHTKDESVALTVLDRCYHLYRESARFV; translated from the coding sequence ATGACTGACGACGTTCGCGACCTCACGCGAGATCTGGTTTCGATCCCGAGCCATGTCGATGAAACCGCCGCGGGCGATTTCATCGAGGACTGGCTGCGCGAGGAGACCGACGGCGAGGTGACCCGCGACGAGGCGGGAAACGTCTTCGCTCGAAGAGGATCGAAGCAGGGTCCGACGCTCGCGCTCGTGGGCCACCACGACGTGGTGCCGCCCGCCGAATCCCAGATCGAAAGCGGCGAATACGTCGTCGAGGAGCGCGACGGGCGCCTCTACGGCCGCGGGACTGCCGACATGAAAGGGGCAGTGGCCGCGGCGATGTGTGCCTTCCGCACCGCGGAGCCGACGGGCAAACTCGTCTTCGTCAGCTTCGTCGGCGAGGAAAGCGGGGGGATCGGTGCGCGACACGCCATCGAGAACGGGTTCGCGCCCGAATACGCGATCGTCTGTGAGGGCTCGACGAACTACTCGAAACCGGGCGTGACCGACGTGGTGGTCGCCCACAAGGGCCGTCGGGGCAGTACGATCACCGCCCGCGGTGCGGCGAGCCACGCGAGCGAACCCGAGGCGGGCGAGAACGCGATCTACCGGGCCTGCGAGGCCGTCGACGTGGTGAAGGGAATCGACGCACCCGAGGCCACGGTGCTCGGAAACCACCTCTCGGGATCGGTTGCGGTCACCGAGATCGAGGGCGGGTCGGCGATGAACGTGATCCCGGATCGCTGTACGGTGACGGTCGACGAGCGCACCGTCCCGGGCGAGCGCGCGCCCATAGAACGGGTGACGGAGCTGGAGGGCGTCGAGTGGACGATCGACCAGGACCTCCCGGCGATGGCCTGCTCGGACGATGGATTCGCAAAGCGGGTGCTTGAGGCCGCTCGGGCGACTCAAGAGGGGATTCCCGAACTCGTCTCGAAACCCCACGCGACGGACGCGGGCTGGCTCGCGGAAGCGGGGACCGCCTGCGTGGTCTGTGGCGCCTCCGAACCGGGTGAAGCCCATACGAAAGACGAGAGCGTCGCGCTCACGGTGCTGGACCGGTGTTACCACCTGTATCGCGAGTCGGCGCGGTTCGTATAG
- a CDS encoding glutathione S-transferase N-terminal domain-containing protein, with protein MLELYQAEDCPNSRDVREKLSELGLSYVAHNPRLAEGEVKNETTKGAMEAIGGEDQIPFLVDTDRGEAIYGSDVIVEHLESHYA; from the coding sequence ATGCTCGAACTCTACCAGGCGGAGGACTGCCCGAACTCCCGGGACGTCCGCGAGAAACTGAGCGAACTGGGGCTCTCCTATGTCGCGCACAACCCGCGGCTGGCGGAGGGAGAGGTGAAAAACGAGACCACGAAGGGGGCAATGGAGGCGATCGGCGGCGAGGACCAGATCCCATTCCTCGTCGACACGGATCGAGGAGAGGCGATCTACGGGAGCGACGTGATCGTCGAGCACCTCGAGAGTCACTACGCATGA